In one Mycobacterium sp. NBC_00419 genomic region, the following are encoded:
- a CDS encoding phosphoadenylyl-sulfate reductase yields the protein MTIGVHEMTETDLRALAERGAAELDGASATELLAWTDEHFAGNYVVASNMQDAVLVDLAAKVRPGVDVLFLDTGYHFAETIGTRDAAEAVYDITVVNVTAEHSVAEQDRLLGKDLFARDPNECCRLRKVTPLRKALQGYSAWATGIRRVESPTRANAPLISYDEAFGLVKINPLAAWTDEDMQAYIDANGVLVNPLVDEGYPSIGCAPCTAKPVEGADPRSGRWLGSAKTECGLHVS from the coding sequence ATGACCATTGGGGTGCATGAGATGACCGAGACCGACCTGCGGGCATTGGCAGAGCGCGGTGCCGCCGAGTTGGACGGTGCCAGCGCAACCGAACTGCTGGCCTGGACCGACGAGCATTTCGCCGGTAACTACGTGGTGGCCTCCAATATGCAGGACGCCGTGCTGGTCGACCTTGCCGCCAAAGTGCGCCCCGGGGTCGACGTGCTGTTCCTGGATACCGGCTATCACTTCGCCGAGACCATCGGCACCCGCGACGCCGCCGAAGCCGTCTACGACATCACCGTGGTGAACGTGACCGCCGAGCACAGCGTCGCCGAGCAGGATCGGCTGCTGGGCAAGGATCTGTTCGCCCGCGATCCCAACGAGTGCTGCCGGCTGCGCAAGGTGACACCGTTGCGTAAGGCGCTGCAAGGCTATTCGGCCTGGGCGACCGGTATCCGCCGGGTGGAGTCACCGACCCGGGCCAACGCACCGCTGATCTCCTACGACGAGGCCTTCGGCTTGGTGAAGATCAACCCGCTGGCGGCCTGGACCGACGAGGACATGCAGGCCTACATCGACGCCAACGGTGTGCTGGTGAATCCGCTCGTCGACGAGGGCTACCCGTCGATCGGCTGCGCACCGTGCACGGCCAAGCCGGTCGAGGGTGCCGACCCGCGCAGCGGACGCTGGCTCGGCTCGGCCAAAACCGAATGCGGACTGCACGTTTCGTGA